A window of Apium graveolens cultivar Ventura chromosome 8, ASM990537v1, whole genome shotgun sequence contains these coding sequences:
- the LOC141677798 gene encoding putative aldehyde oxidase Art an 7 gives MAPLLKPLLLFPLLLVSSVVAENTSDHTVHKSVSYKLGEGRALFGFFHPIFPFFGNAPATENPGEDERSNFKTKWNGQWRVTVENVGVSAMQLQLMPNNKVVWFDTTALGDSARKLTPEGNCPINFEKGYPDCFAHALAYDADSDETKALDIKSDPWCSTGSLSAEGSLIAVGGYFKGRRAVRIHKPCDDCNFDEKPDLLGSDRWYASQHILEDGRLVIVGGRKSFSYEIIPPDTLNFPVKQFDFPFLQETTDPVENNLYPFLYLTPDGNLFLFANDRAIIFNPDTAEIIREFPRLPGGARNYPASGMSALLPIKLDAQDPLNVNVEVLICGGNTKDAFAHVDKVQKPKPKGVYIPALQDCGRMSITADEPKWEIEMMKSPRIMGDMLILPTGDLILLNGAKKGTAGWWNADQPNLTPELYMPNKENGHRFKNLKATTIPRMYHSSSAVLPNGEVLVAGSNENNRYVFPGDGERFITELRVEKFTPPYLDPKLNQHKPIINEEITPKKLRYGQKFTMPFRFNADSDANSDLRDTDLKVTMLSPPFTTHGYSQQQRMLVLGTVQVTNTAITVAAPENGRIAPPGYYMLFLVHRGVPSRGVWVQMKSNGF, from the exons ATGGCTCCCTTGTTGAAGCCCCTTCTCCTCTTTCCTCTTTTACTTGTTTCATCGGTGGTTGCTGAAAACACATCTGATCATACGGTGCACAAATCTGTGTCGTATAAGCTAGGAGAAGGAAGGGCATTATTTGGGTTTTTCCATCCGATATTTCCATTTTTTGGGAATGCACCTGCAACAGAAAACCCCGGGGAAGATGAAAGGTCGAATTTCAAGACGAAATGGAACGGACAATGGAGGGTGACAGTTGAAAATGTCGGTGTGTCTGCAATGCAACTGCAGCTCATGCCGAATAATAAGGTGGTTTGGTTTGATACAACAGCTCTTGGAGATTCAGCTCGAAAGTTGACTCCTGAAGGAAACTGCCCCATCAATTTCGAGAAGGGTTATCCAGATTGTTTTGCTCATGCCCTTGCGTATGATGCTGATTCTGATGAAACCAAAGCCTTAGAT ATAAAATCCGATCCATGGTGCTCAACTGGAAGTCTCTCAGCTGAAGGCAGCCTAATCGCGGTTGGAGGTTATTTCAAAGGGAGAAGAGCCGTCAGAATCCACAAGCCATGCGATGACTGCAACTTTGATGAGAAACCTGACCTTCTCGGCTCTGATAGATG GTATGCTTCTCAACACATTTTGGAAGATGGCAGACTTGTCATTGTTGGAGGTCGAAAATCATTCTCATATGAAATTATTCCACCAGATACTCTAAACTTTCCTGTCAAACAGTTTGATTTCCCATTTCTCCAGGAAACGACTGATCCGGTTGAGAACAATCTTTACCCTTTCCTATACCTAACTCCAGATGGAAACCTCTTCCTTTTTGCCAATGACCGTGCAATCATTTTCAACCCTGACACAGCGGAGATCATCCGTGAATTTCCTAGGTTACCAGGAGGTGCTAGAAACTACCCTGCTTCTGGAATGTCAGCACTTCTCCCCATAAAACTCGATGCTCAAGATCCACTAAATGTGAATGTAGAGGTCTTGATCTGTGGAGGAAATACAAAGGATGCCTTCGCTCACGTTGATAAGGTCCAAAAGCCTAAACCGAAAGGTGTCTATATTCCTGCATTACAAGATTGTGGTCGAATGAGTATAACAGCAGATGAACCAAAATGGGAAATTGAAATGATGAAATCACCTCGAATTATGGGTGACATGTTGATTCTTCCCACCGGAGATCTTATATTGCTTAACGGTGCCAAGAAAGGAACTGCTGGATGGTGGAATGCTGATCAACCTAATTTGACACCCGAGCTTTACATGCCAAATAAGGAAAATGGACACAGATTCAAGAACTTGAAGGCTACGACAATTCCAAGAATGTATCATTCTTCATCAGCTGTTTTGCCTAATGGAGAAGTTTTGGTTGCTGGAAGTAACGAAAATAACAGATATGTTTTTCCTGGAGATGGCGAAAGGTTTATAACTGAACTAAGAGTCGAGAAGTTTACACCTCCTTACTTGGATCCAAAACTCAATCAACACAAGCCTATAATCAACGAAGAAATAACACCTAAGAAGCTAAGATACGGACAGAAATTCACAATGCCATTCCGCTTCAATGCTGATTCTGATGCTAATTCTGATTTACGTGACACAGACTTGAAGGTTACCATGCTGTCACCACCTTTCACTACTCATGGGTATTCTCAGCAACAGAGAATGCTTGTGTTGGGGACAGTGCAGGTTACTAACACTGCCATCACGGTGGCAGCACCCGAAAATGGCAGGATTGCTCCACCGGGGTATTATATGCTCTTCCTAGTTCATCGCGGTGTACCTAGTAGGGGAGTTTGGGTTCAAATGAAGTCGAATGGGTTTTAG
- the LOC141677801 gene encoding putative xyloglucan endotransglucosylase/hydrolase protein 26: MATLQALAIALFISSVAFHQCVVDAQFYEGMYINWGAHHSSILGNGEELELVLDQTSGSGVQSYQAFLFGSTEMLIKLVPGNSAGTVTAYYLSSSGDKHDEIDFEFLGNSSGQPYVVHTNVFTQGIGNKEQQFYLWFDPTADFHNYTIHWNPTEIVWYIDSIPIRVFRNYENEGIAYPNKQGMVVYSSLWNADNWATRGGLVKIDWNSGPFVARYRNFKAKSCSWEGEQSISHCAASLPEHWWTSYLYKELSYGKQGQMKWVRDNYMIYDYCKDTNRFNGQMAAECSKAQY; the protein is encoded by the exons ATGGCAACTTTACAGGCTTTGGCTATTGCCCTTTTCATTTCATCGGTAGCATTTCATCAATGTGTAGTCGATGCTCAATTCTACGAGGGCATGTACATTAACTGGGGTGCTCACCATTCTTCGATTCTCGGGAACGGTGAAGAATTAGAGCTCGTCCTAGATCAAACTTCAGGTTCTGGTGTTCAGTCATATCAAGCATTCCTATTCGGAAGCACTGAAATGCTAATCAAGTTGGTTCCAGGAAATTCAGCTGGAACTGTGACAGCATATTAT CTATCGTCTTCTGGAGATAAGCACGACGAGATTGATTTTGAGTTCTTGGGAAATTCTTCGGGGCAACCTTACGTTGTTCATACAAATGTATTTACACAAGGAATCGGAAACAAAGAGCAGCAATTCTACTTGTGGTTCGACCCAACTGCAGATTTTCATAATTACACTATACATTGGAACCCAACTGAAATTGT ATGGTACATAGATAGCATCCCCATCCGCGTCTTCAGAAACTATGAAAATGAGGGAATTGCCTATCCGAACAAACAAGGAATGGTAGTGTACTCCAGTTTGTGGAATGCTGATAACTGGGCAACGAGAGGCGGTCTAGTGAAGATAGATTGGAACAGTGGTCCTTTTGTAGCAAGATACCGCAACTTTAAGGCAAAGTCTTGCTCTTGGGAAGGAGAACAAAGCATTTCCCATTGTGCTGCCTCTTTACCGGAACACTGGTGGACTTCGTACCTGTACAAGGAGCTGAGTTATGGGAAGCAGGGTCAGATGAAGTGGGTGAGGGATAATTACATGATCTATGATTACTGCAAAGATACGAATCGATTTAATGGACAGATGGCTGCTGAATGTAGCAAGGCACAATACTAG
- the LOC141679281 gene encoding putative mitochondrial protein AtMg00310, with amino-acid sequence MLSKNTSNSLKADFIEKLRFQEANAQSLYLGLPNIIGRNKSTLFGFLKENLRDRIQGWEKKVLSKGGTEILLSTSAQTLLNYVMGVFLLPISLCQDLEKMMCKFWWHTNSSKDRGIYWLSWDNMSKKKSSGGMGFRKLHDFNIALIGKQGWRLLTHPEKLVSKVYKAR; translated from the coding sequence ATGTTAAGCAAAAACACCTCCAATTCCTTAAAAGCTGATTTTATTGAGAAACTTCGGTTTCAAGAAGCCAACGCTCAAAGTTTATATTTGGGACTACCAAACATAATCGGTAGAAATAAATCAACTCTATTTGGTTTTTTGAAGGAGAATCTAAGGGATCGTATTCAAGGGTGGGAAAAGAAGGTTTTATCGAAGGGTGGCACAGAAATTCTCTTGAGTACTTCTGCTCAAACACTTCTGAATTATGTGATGGGTGTATTCTTGCTTCCTATAAGTTTATGTCAAGATCTAGAGAAAATGATGTGCAAATTCTGGTGGCACACCAATTCATCAAAAGACAGAGGCATTTACTGGCTAAGTTGGGATAACATGAGCAAGAAAAAGTCATCTGGAGGAATGGGATTTCGAAAGTTGCATGATTTCAATATAGCCCTTATTGGTAAGCAAGGATGGAGATTGTTGACACATCCAGAGAAATTGGTCAGTAAAGTTTACAAAGCTCGTTAA